CCTACATCGATGGTCCAATGGTCCAGAAGTTAAGCTGTAAACTCAAATGCATTTTGAGGTCAGGTGTTAAAATCTTAATGCACCTACTAAGgatattaaataaagttttccaatgctaaattattataaattcgGACACTTTACTTTTTTTGGGGGGATGAAAAGCCaactttcattgaaaaaataaaagaatacaagggcatgaaaaaaaaaactaagccCACAAGAGGGAACACCTCTAAACGAAGGGGCCGACCATGCAAAATAAGACCTAACAAGGGATGAAAATAAGACATCATTATTATCCCTCTCCACTTCCTTGAAAATTCTATTGTTCCTCTCCCCTAAAGGCCTCACATCAAAGCACACACCCCGGCTTGCCATAAGTTAAAGGTCGCACAATTCACTTGTCACTTTGATAAGATAAGTTATGTTCCATGGAAAACTACCAGATTCAAACCAACTGCTATCCTATTGTTTGGTCATTATAAATCTTTGGATGAAATCATTTTTACTACAACTGaatcaggaaaaaaaaattgtccaaTAAACAAACTCAAGAAAATAAGTGATGGCTATCATTATCAAATCATTGCATATAGTAGGCACCCGAAATGTATATAATTGCAGCTAAATAAACACATAAATGCTTCAGCAACTAACTATTGGTACGAAAATATTACTTTGACTCAATATAGCAAGTCAACAAAGTAATCTTAAAGAGTTACGGACAAGTGCATATGTGTGTATCAAACTCGGAATTAGGCAGGCCTTATACAATAAAGAAACAGCGAGATCTTACTTTGCAGCTCTAAGGTACACTTTATAAAAGCCAGGATCTATAGCAGCAGCCATTGTACAGTCACTGATTGCGTCTCTCAATCTTCCAAGAGACATTCTAGTTGCTGCACGATTGCTATAACAAAGCATCAAAGCCCTGAGACTGCTTCTAGACGACTCATCTCTTGAAATACAATTCACCCCTCGAGTGTAATGGTCCTCAGCCTTAGATAAATCACCACTTGCATATGCCTGGTTCCCTCTGTAAAATGTCAAGTAAACAAAAGAGAAACGATAATCACCTAGTTGGAATGAAAAATTCCAAAGAACACACCTTATAGGGTATCTATGGCAAGAACAATCATAAGTACCAAAACACTAACCTCAATCTCCACTTTTCACAAGCCTCCTGGGCAGCAACTGTTGCTGCTATAGTAGAAACGGACTCTTGTTTCATCTCCTGGTCTATGTTCACCCAAGAGTCAGCTCCATATTTGCACTGAGCCATAGATGGATCTCCTTTCTGACTCCTTTGAGCCGGTATTGGTGATGAATTTCCCGTAAATGTAACAAATTGCGCAGAAGAAGATGACAGCGGAACTTCAATGGCAATTGTTGAGGAAATATGAGACTCTTGACCAACTTTTCcccaacttttctttttgtattggCGCTTGGATGCAGATAATTGACTTTGGGCAGCAGATGAGGCAGCAAATATAAAGTTTGACCTGGATGCATCCTctgaatttgaagaaaaactaAATTGCTTCCGGCCATCACTATCCTGCctctcaaatttcaaactcgAACTGACTTCTGTTTCTTCTGAAATAGCTGTTCGATCACCACTAAAATCCAACTCTTCATTTGCAGATTTGTAGCTTTCGGTATCCGCAACTGAAACAGATTCCTCTAGAGGAGCTTCAGCACCATGGTTTGCATGAGAATGGTAAATAGagccttcatcttcttctatttCAGTTGCACCCAAACTAGTTTCACTTATATTTAAGCTTTCTGTAGCATTAAGCAGATCTTCGTCTATAGTATCATTTAAGACTTCAGGGATTGACTCGTCAAATACAATGGAGTTGTTGTCAAGATTGAGTGATTCATTGGATGTCACGGAATTTTCACGAGAGATTGGATCAGCAGCTAGTGTTTCCTCGTATGGTGAAACGTCCATTGGTGAATAGGGCTCAGACGCCTTGTAACTCACCAGGGGATCCCCTTCCCTTGAAGAACCAAAATGATGAGTCTCCTGATCAACACGCAACTGTGCCGCGGTAGGATTATACCTTCCACTCCTACTATTCGGTCCAAATTCTCTAATTGGATCCCTCTGTGCATTGAATTGAAAGTTCGGACTGATTCCAGCAGAAAAAATGTTGGATTTGACATCTGGTGTTTTAAATTCTACAAAAGCCGATCCagtattttcttgtttattcaTAGAGCGAAAGTAAtctgtttctttgtttctgtttGTATCAGTCACTTGAAATGTACTACCAACAGGTTGCATATCAttgtaaaaaattgaagaaggcgGCATAGCGACACCATTTTGATCATTACCGTCATGTTGTGCATATGAAGAAACCTGACCACCTCCCATGTCCTTAGACTCCTGCAACTTCTGAGATTTAATGTCCGTGGCCAATGGTTGATCAAGATTTCGGTCAAAATCACTAAAATTTTGCATTTCTGTCTTCTCTGCAGTTACTCCAGATGAAGGTGTCCTTTTATCTAGTTTCAACTCCTCCATCTTTCTTGACAACATTGTATCCTTTTGCTCAACAAAATTACCACCAGTCCCTTGGGTGTTGATATTTGCTGAATTAGATGTGCCCCTTATGCTCAAACCTTTTATCTTCTCGGGAAGAGAATCTGCTGAGCTTGTAACACCCTTACCCTTGTCCAATCCGAACGTATCCACACCCTCAGATTTAAATGCAGCACTGCCGCTATCATGATGCCCACTATCTTCAATGTTCAAATGCTGCAACTTGTTGGGGAGTTCTGAAACTAGAGGATGAACAACATTACTGCTCCACAAACCAAATTTAGCCTGTTCATTTGATCTAAACCTCGAACTTTCATTTATAGTTTTGTCAATTCGTGCAGCATTACCTTGCCCTTCTTCAATGTTCAATTTCCTCATGTCATCCGGAAGCTTTGATTCAATGGCTTCATCGCCTCCTTTATCAAAAACCTCAGTTTTACTCGAACTTCTATTGCCAGCATTAAAGCTGAATTTCCCATCTCTGGCAATCGAAAACTCATCCACGCTTTCgatattcaatttcttcattccATCAAGAACTCCTCTCTCTGATTTCTCCAAATTCGAGCTGGTGGTGCTCCTATTTTCTCCAAATACAAATGGCTGATTCCCAATCCCACCCGACCCAGATTTACCGGAGACAGAATCCTGACCCCAAATTGAGGGCGGAAATGAATTCCCGGTGGAGGGTCGATACGTTTCCGGGACCGCCGCAGACCTCAAATCCTGGGTATTCGTTTGCCTCCTCACCTTCGACATCCTCGGCCTCGTAAGACCAGACTTGGATCGAGGAACCGATTGCGTAACGAAACTGAAGTTCGAATAGCCATCGTAAGAATTGGAAGACCCAGAAGCATTATCGTGGAAACTTGATGAATTCATGTCGTAGGGGCAAGGTTTTGGCAACTCAAACAAATTGGAGAATCATAAATCTGGGAGTCAGAGATGGGTCTGGGGATTTAGAAGGCTCACGAACACCGGTTACCTTTCAAACCTCGAGCCCGCCCATCAATGGCAGCCCGATTGAAACCCAATGCAGAAACAACGATCATAGCGGATTCGGCGTAAGTATGGGATTGAAATGGAAAGTGGCAACAGTATTTTGAGGTCCGAGTTATTTCCTTGGGTTGGAAggcaaaaacaaaaggaagagagagaaacggagagagagagagagagagagagagagagagagagagagagagaggaagagagatttctttgggttttcaaCAGTTAATCACAGGTGTGACTTTGATAAAGAAGCTGATTGCTTTCTTTGGCGCTGTTTTTGATCTTGCAAGGGCGCCTTCAATATCATGAATTGTGTTTGCAGCTTCAATCCCTTCATTttgcttcctttttttctccgTCTTTTattattccattttcattctcaTATTATTAGGTTTGAGGCGTTGGGTCCATCTCCTCCCTCGCTCTTATCACAATCATCCcatcaatatcaatatcaatatcaatatcaatatcacatttttaggttttattttatctctCTTCTTATTTCATAAATCTTCTATCccgtataaaataaaataaaataagctcACTTTTTAACCATCAAATCCATTCTaacttataattaaattactccaattttttaatttatacgGATATGCTCGTATTAACTGAGACTACTAGTCAATCTTGTATTTCACTATATTACACTTATTTCATTTGAGAGAGGTGACAACTGGATTGGATATTGCATAATGTAATTGTATAATTAAGGTGAACTTTAAAGGTCATATATCTCGCAAATAATTGAGGGAGTGAAAAGTCTATGGTTGACGTATATCACATTGTTTAATACATAGcatgtataataataataaataaataaataaataaaaaccataTTCTCAAGAGGGTTGAAAGGGATAACCTTGTGAATTATTAATGTCTTGAAAAGCacaataatgtttttatttggtGTGGGGGCCAAATTCCACTTTTATAAACACAACCCTCATttggaatattattaaaatagtgattatccaaaaaaaaaaaattcactcgATCCAGACTTATTCGATGATCTATTACTGTATGACGGAAGAGTGTACACATTCTTGTATTACGGGAACTAGACCCTAAAAAATGTTCAAGAAACTATGAAGAGTGGTAAGCTCCgaaactttcttcttttccaaaCAAAGTTTTGTACCATTAGTGTCTTCGATTTTCTTCGTCTTTCTCTTCGAGCTCGATTTGCAAGATTTTCAACTATGAAGATGTCGACTTGAACTctacatatataattttaatatatgattgAATGATATATGAACTCTGACAAAAATAAAGGGTCAATTTTTGAACGTTTGGATTTCTTGCTAAAGAgaattaaagtaaataatgAGGAATAAAAGGTGGATTAAAATTAGTCAAATGAAATCTATGCCAGGCCTTTATTAGCAATGTTTTTACCTgttatatataaaatcaataataattatgaaatgacattattttcaattttagggcaggtttgaactttttatgatttttaaaaatgaaaaattagtaCTTCTGGGCTCGGCCCATGAAGATTTAGATACTTTTGGGCTGGGCCCATGAAGATTTAGATACTTTTGGGCTGGGCCCATGAAGATTTAGATGTGATTAAAGGGAAACGTATAAATTAGTACTTTTGCAGCTTTCACTAACCcgtcttctttctctctctctctctaacttcAATCGGAATAGTTTATTTCAGTCATCACCGTCGCGTTTGCCCAGTTGTGCATCTCCACTTCCTCAGTTTTCACATCCTCAAGGGCAATAGTATTTTGCTTACTCGTCGATGTGACTAACGCGATCTCATTAACCGTGGACCGCTGTTTTTTGGTGTCTTCTTCAGGCGGTGGTGGTGCTGGCGGCGATAACTATTCTTCGCGCGGCGGAGGAGGGGGCGGTGGAGATGATCATGGTGATGAAGGTGATTCTGGTAATGCTGGTGTTAAGAACAAGGAGAAggctgttaggaatcacaacaatggtatgatattgttctgGTGAGGATTTCCATTGCAATACCtaatcttttcttctcttccccACTAATGCCTCTTAAATGCCAGTTTCCAATAATCCACATAGACCCATTTCCACAATCTCATTTACTTCTTCTTGATCATTGGCTATGTGTAGGTTGAGTTCTCTTGGAATACAAAAGAACAATCTCATTCCATCGGAACtgtgatttttctaaatatatcaTTACAGTATATCAAGTATGCCGTATTCAGTGTGCATGCATTAATTATATGCCTAACTGCGTGTAATTGTGGTACTACTAAAGAGTTCTATACGACCAAGTAGTATTCCACCTTCTAAATGGTACATGCCCATCTCTCTTTGTACTTCCTCTGCTATCAATCAGGAAAAAGAGAAGTGTTCAATGTTGATACAATCTTTATAAGTAGTGACAGATATGGAGAAAACATCAAAGTGAGATGTCTATGCAAGgcctgtgtgtgtgtgtgtgtttctCATCAAGCAAATCGGGCATCGTCTCTCTCCGCCTGACAAGTGGCGAAGTGGGTGAGAGTTAATAGCAGGGGACAAATAGTTAGAGTTCAAGTTTCATTCGGGCTTCGAGGTGAAGAGTTATTAGCTAGTAGAAGTGGGagataacaaaacattatttataagggtgtagaaacttcgttcccctctctctaggggcacgttttaaaaatcttgaggagaagtctgaaaggaaaagctcaaaaatgacaatatggGCTAATGGTGAACTTGAAAAGGAACCGAGTTCAGTAAATATCGAAGAAATTCCATTGAAATGAGGATCCGCAGCTAACTACATACCTCTTAGAAGTTACATTGTTATAGGTACAAGCTTCCCAAGTCATCGTTCTTGGTGCTTCTGCTTCTAGTTGAGAGGAGAGTTGAGACCTTCTTGAGAAGAAAGCGAGTGAAGAGGTTGGTGCCTCTTAGAGGAAATAGAAGGCATTGTTCGGAAGGAAGGTCTTCTCTGGAGATGTTTCAGAGTTTTCTttgcaaatattgtccgcagAAATGGTGAAGCTCTTTCTTTGAATTTCAAGACAACAAAGAACAGAATTCGGTATAGAAGAACAAGGAGCATGAGACCTGTTAAGTCCCACCACTTGGAATGGCTTAATGGAATCCCATACATGTTGGTGATTACATACTCCCCACTCAACTTCGGCATTCCCGGTATCATTGGCTCGAACTCGAGCCCGATCAAGTCGTTTTTGTAAGCACCCTGCAGAATCAAACCACCCAATTATCATCATGAAATGGAAGCTGCTTTAAGAGACTGGACATGGATGATGATACCTGTAGTGCCCAAGAGCCATAACTGAGATATGAGATTGGATACCGCCAAAAGGGCTTTGGAAGGTCAGGCAACAACCGGAAGAAGCCAGAGGTCATCATCATGATACCCTGAacggaaaaaagaaaatgaaaaacaaggCTGTGGATTCTAATAAGCAAGCTTTATTAAATGTTCTTACAATGATTCCAGCGCCTGTTATAATTCCCATCAGGAAGTTTGGAACCAATGAAGCCACAACCATCATCAACCCTTCTATTACAGAAATGCATCCAAAAATATTAAGGCAGAAGAACATGTAGCGGGAGAACTCCAGCCGATATTTCACCATGTAGAAGGTGATGGTACCCGAAACAATCGAAATCGAAACCAAGAACGGTAAAGAAGAGAGGAAGTTTGACAATATAAACACTGTAACTCCATAGTATCCATTCAGCTTTTCTCTGTAAAACATCTGCAGAAGAATGAAACTAAAACTTCAGAACACTAAAGGAACGTCCAGCCCAACCTCCTCTTCCAATATCAGATGTTTTACCTTCATTTCCTCAGTAAAAGATGGAAAGCCCCCAATAGTCATAAATGTCATGAAGCCAGTGATAAATCCACCGCAGGCTCCTCGAGCTAAGATTGCGGTGTAACTGGTTCCAACATCGAAGTAGATGGTACCGACGCATAAGGAGACTATCACGTAGATAATTATCCTTAGCCAATAATATCCGACATCCCTACACATATTAACAAATGATCGACGGGTCAGTGTCGAAAGCTGCTTGAACCAACTAGCTCCGCCTCctttttcatcttcaactTCAAGTCCCTCCTGGAAAAGATGAAACTGTTCATACAATTTGTTCCAAAAATTGCTTGTTCTCTTGAGGATTAGTAACAGAATCACGCTTACAATGGTGGAGATTTCTCGAATTCTTGCCTTCACTCTACTTGCATACTGTGAGCTCCTATATTTTTCAACAAGCGATGACTTGATTTGAGCCGTTGCCAAATTCATGAAAGGGTCTGATGATTCTGGGATATCCTgcaaaaaaaagtataaactCAATCCACCAGTAGTTTTTTGAACTTGGTTGCAATTCAAAACATGTTCTTACTCGAATTCTTAGAGACCCTTTGAGTGTGGCTGTAACGATATCGAAATCTGAATTTATACAACGAAGAAAGTGATCGGATGGATTCCTTCTACTTGGACAAGGAAAATTAGCTTCAGCAAAGAACTACAAAACAGATAACCAAGCCAAATAACAAGTGAgacatttcatcaaacagttGGAAGGCGAAAACCTGCAAGTTTGCAACCCGAAATCACATACCTGTACAGCCATTTTGGCTTCCCCAAAGTAAACAGCCTCACCTCCAGAGAGCAAAAAAAGGTCATCAAAGAGCGCAAAAACCTCACTACTCGGCTGGTGAATTGAAGAAACAACAGTCCGCCCATCACGAGCAACATTTCTAAGAGTTTGAATGACAAAGAACGCGGAGGCACTGTCAAGGCCGCTGGTGGGTTCATCAAGAAAAAGCAAACGAGGGCGTGTGAGGATTTCAACCGCAACACTCAATCTCTTCTTTTCCCCACCACTAATTCCTCGAAGATGCCAATTCCCAATCAATCGATCGGCGCAGTCTTGAAGACCCATTTCCAAAATCGTTGCCTCCACGATGTTGTTGAGCTCATCTTTGGTCATAGAACTCGGAAGCCGCAGCTGGGCAGAGTAGCTTATGGTTTCTTTCACCGTTAGAGTTCCCAATAGTATGTCTTCTTGGGTTACATAGGCCTGCAAACGTTGAGGTAAATTTTCAGCTCATACATAAATGTTACAGTCTGAAAGGGAGAAGAGTACTTACAACGTCGCCATTTCCGAGCTTCCTCTTCTTTCCATTCAGGAAAACATTTCCAGTCATTACCACATTCTTGGAGAGTCTCCCTGTTTCGTAAGTTGACAAGGTTAGTTAATTCcgttaattgatttaaaagaaaattttccgTTCATCCTAGTGGATAACTTGatctataattttaatcaCACTAGTTCTCACTCATTGAAATATATACAATCGATCAAATCTCAGAGTTTTGGTTGaacttataaaaatttatgtttgaatATTGTTATAATTGCTTAATCCTAACTATACACACTTTCATATATAGAATTCACACAAAATTATAGTAATATCAAAAATGGTTCTATTTAataactattattttaaaactacctttatttttgttttttttttttaattttctcatgTTTTTAATCACATATTTTCTAGTTAAACTTTTAGATTCAGAatcaaattctatttttaattttttaattttttttttttaactctcatagaaagaaaatagcaAAATTAATAGAATTAGCGTTGATAtgtttaactttaaaaaataaaaaacaaaaaacaaaaaaaaatcaatgtgatattaatgaattaaattatataattttgttgtaAAGGGAGAAATTACATTTAATGCTGACTGTTGAGAGTAGAactcatttaattttagtcGGTGGGGACCAAAAttcattttgttaataaaaaaaaatattactcgAAAGAAAAtccatcaaattaaaatatatataaaaaaaagaaaacattaaaatttaaaatcactgaagaaacaataaatatatccAACTAACAATtggaagacgaagaagaagaagaagaaagaagaaagaagaaagaatcgGCATTTACTTACAAACACGGAAGAGAGGTAAAGTACTCACCAATCCCCGGTTAGAATATCTTATCATCACATCCAAACAAACTTCAAAACACTTGAAAGTGTTCGCGTCCCCTTTGAAAAATTCCTAGTTCTAAAGAAAATGCATGCATATAAAtctgtagagagagagagagaaaaaggaccTGCAAGAGTATCAAGAAGGGTGGATTTTCCGGAGCCGGAAGGGCCCATGATGGCCATAATCCGGCCGGGCTCGGCGTAGCCACGGAGGCCATTGAGTAGCCTCTTGGTGGGGCCATCGGTGAAATTAGGAAGCATGACGGTGAGATCCTCCCACACAAGGTAAGTCCCTCGCTCTTCTCCCCGTCGCAGGGCGTCGGCATCGGGGTGGGAATGGGTTCCTCCGGCGTGGTGGTGAATTTCCATGGTGGTGAATCAGGATGGGTGAGTGGGAGAGTAAGAATGGAGGATAGGGAGAAAGAGGAACATAGGAAGAGAGAAGGggaattataatatataaggAAATAATATTGCAAAATGAACATATTATGTAGAACTATAAATGCTGCCACAAATGGAGGTGTGCACACCAAATTAATGATGAAAGAGGAAaatgagaagaagagaagagaagagacgATAAGGGGGTTTGAGTTTGATTATCATGTGGGAATGGGTGGTGAGTTGGAATATTAAATGAACATGTGAATGTGATGCTTTCCATTCTCACactaattcaaatatatttaatcaacaattaattttatattacatACAAATTAAAGTGACAATGGAGAAGAGGATTTTAATGTGGTTCACAATAATGTAACCTACCCAACCATATCaccatttattattcaaagaaaaaaataagccATATAAAAATCCTTTAACTTAGGGGTGCCTAATGCGTGCAAAATTGGAAGCCACGTACCCAAATTAGAGACCAAAATATCATAGTCGCCCAACTTTTAGGCGCAATATGATATGCCTGTTTatgaatcaaaatttataaaaattaataaataaatatgattcaCTGAATCCAGAACAACCCATACCCATACCCACACACCCATACACTCTTCGAAATTACCTTACAACGCTCAGAAAAGCCCTAAATACGTCAGGCCAAGCCAAGCCAAGCCAAATCCTCTGTTCTGCTTTCAATGTCGCCGCCGCTCCCCCTCTCCGACATCTGTCTCTCTCGATCTCTCCGCCGCTGGCTCCTCCTCTCTTAAGCCTAAGCTTCCTccttcattaatatttaattaatgaggAAGAAGGTAATTGGCGAACCTCCGCTGAGAAGTTGGAacttaaagtttatttattattattattattatattgttaTTAGAAAAGAATTTCTGTCGGTCATGGGCCAGGCGTTATCGACTAAAACGGTGGGTCATGCGTGCCGTTTCGTACATTGATGGGCCGTTATTTGAGCTTTTGAAGCATACTCTGAGTTAGCCCAATGGGTCAACCGGGCCCAGTATCTGTTTTGTCTCTCTCCTTGAAAGAGATGAGTTGGACCAGACCGGACGCGGTTTCTCGGGGCTTATACTTTTCAGTTTAAGTTGATTTAGTAGCCTTTATTGTTGACTTGCACATTACGGATTAAATTGTCTTTAGACTTTTATAGATGTaccaactttttattttgtatttataaatacttgtttaaaaaatattacattaaataaattatttgatgttAGTTAGTTTAACCTTATGCTATCAAATGCTTTATCGTATAGAAATCAACTCATTACATAATCGTCAATTTCTtaagtaaattttaaagtgataaaaaggaatataaggactttataaaaatatttattataaatgttactttattgtttatttcaaaaaaaaaaataataaataaataaatcagcCAAAATGGACTAATGtggatatttttgttattttcccACATTTATGAATGAAGACTTTATCACAAAATAGTTTTCCTTAAAAGGCTCAAGATATATGTACAAATTCGGGAAACAGACAAAAGCATCTAAAAAGAAGGTTAAATTTGCTTGGAAGTAAGGATCTAAAATTCACTTGTGAAGGTAATTGTTAGTGATATCTCGAAAAGGTAATCGTTGAGATTTCTCGAACGTTTTGATATGCGAACGAATTTTttgttgctgttgttgttgcAGTTGCTGTTCATCAATGGACATCTCTCTACGCCTGCTTCGAACATCGCGTGCATGGAGGAGGTTAGGATTCTTCTCCTTCACGCGGCAAATCAGCACATGCTTCTCCATTTCATCTGGTGGCGAAGCTTGTCCATGTCCTTGTCCCTTCTTCTTCGATCTCTCGACCTCCTTTGCTTTGCTTTCATGCGCAATCGCCTTATGTTTCCATTCTTCAACCTACCAGATGCCGAATTATGAATCATCAGTTCATCACAGACGGAAAGGTAATGGAGTTTTTCTTGTGTGCATGTATTTTGAGAAGTAATGTTTTTACGCATGATTGAAGAAATGGAATTTAGAATCGTCAGATTAGAGATTGGTAGGATATTGGagtatttcttcttcttgaagaTTGcagaaattgaatttaaaatatcaggATTAGAAATTGGTACGGCAATggagttttcttttcttattctgCGTAGTTTGTGAAGAAATGTTCTTACAGAGGATTGAAGAGATCGGATTTGAGATTCGGATTCCAGGGCTTGATCTTTCCAGAACTCTCGAGAAACCTGCAACTCTTCCATCTCTTCCCTCACTTGATTCAACATCTCCTGCATTTGCGACCATTGATCTTTTTCGGCTTTAACTTGCTCCGTGATTCTTCGAATAATCGCCTTGCAATGCCCTGAGCATTGATTCCGTTCTTGTGATGTTGAGTCCTGAGTAGGAAAAAGCAGATGCTCCGTGTTATAGAGATTTGAATTCTATTCAAATTAGGTTGATCTTGACCACTCGAGAAGAGACATTTACCAGATTCGGTAGGTGTGTCGGCATGGATGAATCCGGATGCTCGGTTCTGATCTTCGAAGATGCGGCGGAGCTAGTGGCGGAGCTGACGACGGAACTGGTGGCTGTGATGGAAAGCATGGACCTACATTCCTCCCTCATTTTCTCTAACAAAGTTCCCTTCGACagatcttccatttttctcctCAAAACCTCCACCTGAACATTCTTCGAAGTTAATAAAAAGAGTGGATTAGATACCACGAACAATTTGGATCAGAAAACGGATATTCAAACCATTCTTACATTGAATTTTCCACTTGAAATGAAGCTTTCGTGATCTCCACAAGCGCCCTTCGTCTCTGTAGCAATCAGTTCACCAGAGTTCCCATCAATTTTCTCAAGCTTTCTCTGTAGTAAGGACGCACGTTTGTCAAAATTACTACACTTCCTAATTACTATCTGTTTGTTTCTTGAGCCCCTTCGCAACCTCTCGAGTTTTTTAGCCAAATCGTTGATCTCATCCTCCAATACCATCTCCATATCCTTGCCTTCATATACCTTGTTTTTCCCCTGCATCAAACTTGGTTGTTTAGAATCTGCATTCGGTACCAATCTTTATCAAAATCCCAACTCATTGCTTTGTAGaaaatgttactttaatttatcAGCAACCAACGTAAGAAGTGTTGTTATTCTTATTCATGATTGAATTCATTGATTAGTTTAGAGATCTGCCCAACTTCAAATGCGAAAATGAGCAGTGTTCCTTTTGAGATTTCGTTGGAAGATAAATGGAGAACTGAGGTGGAAGAAAAGTGAAAACGAAAACTCACAGAAACAAGAGCTTGAACAGCTGATTTCAGAGTCCTCTCCATTCGAACCTTCATCTTCTCCAATTTCTTGTTGGTAATCTCTCTTTCCATCCTCAACAAGTTACACTCCGCCCTCAACATCTCCGCCTGAAACCTCCACTTCTCCTCCGCCGCTGCATTTCCGACGCCAAcgatctctctctcctccactCTCTCACTCCTCCCCTCCCCACGATCCATCGAAACAACCGGAAAGCCGTCCTTCAAAAACGCCCGTTCCTGGTCGAACAACGCCTCGA
The Cucurbita pepo subsp. pepo cultivar mu-cu-16 chromosome LG16, ASM280686v2, whole genome shotgun sequence genome window above contains:
- the LOC111777185 gene encoding uncharacterized protein LOC111777185 isoform X2, with the protein product MNSSSFHDNASGSSNSYDGYSNFSFVTQSVPRSKSGLTRPRMSKVRRQTNTQDLRSAAVPETYRPSTGNSFPPSIWGQDSVSGKSGSGGIGNQPFVFGENRSTTSSNLEKSERGVLDGMKKLNIESVDEFSIARDGKFSFNAGNRSSSKTEVFDKGGDEAIESKLPDDMRKLNIEEGQVSELPNKLQHLNIEDSGHHDSGSAAFKSEGVDTFGLDKGKGVTSSADSLPEKIKGLSIRGTSNSANINTQGTGGNFVEQKDTMLSRKMEELKLDKRTPSSGVTAEKTEMQNFSDFDRNLDQPLATDIKSQKLQESKDMGGGQVSSYAQHDGNDQNGVAMPPSSIFYNDMQPVGSTFQVTDTNRNKETDYFRSMNKQENTGSAFVEFKTPDVKSNIFSAGISPNFQFNAQRDPIREFGPNSRSGRYNPTAAQLRVDQETHHFGSSREGDPLVSYKASEPYSPMDVSPYEETLAADPISRENSVTSNESLNLDNNSIVFDESIPEVLNDTIDEDLLNATESLNISETSLGATEIEEDEGSIYHSHANHGAEAPLEESVSVADTESYKSANEELDFSGDRTAISEETEVSSSLKFERQDSDGRKQFSFSSNSEDASRSNFIFAASSAAQSQLSASKRQYKKKSWGKVGQESHISSTIAIEVPLSSSSAQFVTFTGNSSPIPAQRSQKGDPSMAQCKYGADSWVNIDQEMKQESVSTIAATVAAQEACEKWRLRGNQAYASGDLSKAEDHYTRGVNCISRDESSRSSLRALMLCYSNRAATRMSLGRLRDAISDCTMAAAIDPGFYKVYLRAANCFLGLGEVENAFQYFTRCLQPGNVDRKIVVEASDGLQNAQKVSECMKRLAELQLRSTSSDMQSALELISDALVISSCSEKLLEMKAEALFVLRRYEEVIQLCEQTLDSAEKNCPSEDIVSQTSNLDASEISKKFYFRIWRCRLTLKSYFLLGKLEEGLASLEMQEEKASTMIGNGRKFLESSIPLATTMRELLRHKAAGNEAFQAGRYSEAVEHYTAALSCNVESRPFTAVCFCNRAAAYKAQGQVIDAIADCSLAIALDEEYFKAISRRATLYEMIRDYGQAANDLQKLVSLLSKELEKTYKYAPSDRSSTSTNDLRQAHQQLAEVEEESRKEIPLDMYLILGVDPSASSAEIKKAYRKAALRYHPDKAGQSLARADNGDNVLWKDIAGGVHQDADKLFKMIGEAYAVLSDPIKRSRYDAEEEMRTAQKKRNGSSTPRSHTDVHQSHQFERNSARPQWRDLWRSYGSRGSEFTRSTRYS